From the genome of Proteus vulgaris, one region includes:
- the cheZ gene encoding protein phosphatase CheZ: MSGNPIMPKDNIEMTSDIISRIGQLTRMLRDSLRELGLDKAIAEAAEAIPDARERLDYVAQMTAQAAERTLNCVEAAQPKQDALSADATKLTERWDQWFEQPEELKDVRSLVTDTRNYLRDIPESTAFTNSQLLEIMMAQDFQDLTGQVIKRMMSVVQEIEKQLVMVLMENLPPEQLEKSNVKKETDSLLNGPQVNKNNAGVIKNQDQVDDLLESLGF, from the coding sequence ATGAGTGGGAATCCAATTATGCCGAAAGATAATATTGAAATGACATCTGATATTATCAGCCGGATCGGACAATTGACGCGGATGTTGCGCGACAGTTTGCGAGAATTAGGATTGGATAAAGCAATAGCCGAAGCAGCAGAAGCCATCCCTGACGCTAGGGAACGATTGGATTATGTTGCTCAAATGACCGCTCAGGCAGCTGAGCGTACATTGAACTGTGTCGAAGCTGCGCAACCTAAACAGGATGCGTTAAGTGCCGATGCAACTAAGCTTACTGAACGTTGGGACCAATGGTTTGAACAGCCAGAAGAGCTGAAAGATGTACGCTCTCTTGTAACCGATACCCGCAATTATTTGCGGGATATCCCTGAGAGTACGGCTTTTACTAACAGTCAGTTATTGGAAATTATGATGGCACAGGATTTCCAAGATCTGACAGGTCAGGTGATTAAGCGCATGATGAGTGTGGTTCAAGAAATTGAAAAACAACTCGTGATGGTATTAATGGAAAACCTGCCACCAGAGCAACTTGAAAAGTCTAATGTGAAAAAAGAGACTGATTCTTTATTAAATGGTCCACAGGTTAATAAAAACAACGCTGGTGTGATCAAAAATCAAGATCAAGTTGATGATTTGCTAGAAAGTCTAGGTTTTTGA
- the cheY gene encoding chemotaxis response regulator CheY codes for MASKDLKFLVVDDFSTMRRIVRNLLKELGFTNVEEAEDGADALAKLRNSAIDFVITDWNMPNMDGLELLKNIRSDAGLAATPVLMVTAEAKKENIIAAAQAGASGYVVKPFTAAILEEKLNKIFEKLGI; via the coding sequence ATGGCAAGTAAGGATCTGAAATTTTTAGTGGTTGATGATTTTTCAACAATGCGCCGCATAGTTCGTAATTTGCTAAAGGAATTAGGATTTACGAATGTAGAAGAAGCAGAAGATGGTGCTGACGCGTTAGCTAAATTACGCAATTCGGCAATTGATTTTGTGATAACAGACTGGAACATGCCAAACATGGATGGTCTAGAGCTTCTTAAAAATATTCGTAGTGATGCGGGACTTGCAGCAACACCAGTATTAATGGTGACCGCTGAAGCTAAAAAAGAAAATATCATTGCAGCAGCGCAAGCCGGTGCAAGTGGATATGTTGTTAAACCTTTTACAGCAGCAATTCTTGAAGAAAAACTAAATAAAATTTTTGAAAAACTGGGCATCTAA
- a CDS encoding protein-glutamate methylesterase/protein-glutamine glutaminase, which translates to MNKITVLCVDDSALMRQIMREIINSHSDMEVVDCAPDPIVARDLIKKYNPQVLTLDVEMPRMDGIDFLEKLMRLRPMPVVMVSSLTAKGSEVTLKALELGAVDFVTKPQLGLREGMLAYSELIAEKIRAAALARISRREVQVVPSKSLSFTPMISSEKLIAVGASTGGTEAIRNFLEPLPVTSPAVLITQHMPAGFTHSFAERLNRLCQISVKEAEDGERVLPGHAYVAPGDYHMELRRNGANYQIHINKEPAVNRHRPSVDVLFRSVAKYAGRNAIGVILTGMGSDGAAGLLEMRQAGSYTFAQDEASCVVFGMPRAAVEIGAVDEVKSISSMSKAVLMKISSTQSLRI; encoded by the coding sequence ATGAATAAAATAACGGTACTCTGTGTTGATGATTCGGCGCTAATGCGTCAAATCATGCGAGAAATCATCAACAGTCATAGTGATATGGAGGTTGTTGATTGTGCACCAGATCCTATAGTGGCTCGTGACTTAATAAAAAAGTACAACCCACAGGTATTAACGTTAGACGTTGAAATGCCACGTATGGATGGTATTGATTTCTTGGAAAAACTGATGCGATTAAGACCGATGCCTGTCGTTATGGTTTCATCATTAACAGCTAAAGGCTCAGAAGTAACGTTAAAAGCGTTAGAACTGGGCGCTGTTGATTTTGTGACTAAACCACAGCTTGGTTTACGTGAAGGTATGCTCGCTTATAGTGAACTGATTGCAGAAAAAATTCGTGCTGCTGCTCTTGCTCGAATTAGTCGGCGTGAAGTTCAAGTCGTGCCTTCTAAATCATTGTCATTTACACCGATGATTTCGAGTGAAAAGTTGATTGCTGTAGGTGCATCAACTGGTGGCACAGAGGCTATTCGTAATTTTCTAGAACCATTACCCGTTACCAGCCCTGCGGTGTTGATTACACAACATATGCCAGCAGGGTTTACACACTCATTTGCAGAACGATTAAATCGTTTATGCCAAATCAGTGTAAAAGAAGCTGAAGATGGAGAACGTGTATTACCAGGGCATGCGTATGTTGCGCCGGGTGATTATCACATGGAGCTTCGTCGTAATGGTGCTAACTACCAGATCCACATTAATAAAGAACCAGCAGTAAACCGTCATCGTCCTTCAGTCGATGTGCTATTTCGTTCAGTCGCAAAATATGCGGGGCGTAATGCTATTGGCGTTATTTTAACTGGGATGGGAAGTGATGGTGCAGCAGGGTTATTAGAAATGCGTCAAGCGGGAAGTTATACCTTTGCACAAGATGAAGCGAGTTGTGTCGTCTTTGGTATGCCTCGTGCTGCGGTTGAAATAGGCGCAGTTGATGAGGTGAAAAGTATAAGCTCAATGAGTAAAGCGGTACTGATGAAAATCAGTAGCACGCAATCATTGCGTATCTGA
- the cheR gene encoding protein-glutamate O-methyltransferase CheR: protein MKRNVTEVLSDIAAQPLDIFTQRFMLSDDQFQSICQLIYQKAGIVLTNNKREMVYNRLTRRLRELRMNNFGDYLAFLKSDVRNPEWQEFVNALTTNLTAFFREAHHFPILAKHARKRAGGVYRVWCAAASTGEEPYSIAMTLRDVFGNNPYKTKIIASDIDTNVLDKARKGVYRQEELKTLNDEYLKKYFLKGVGDFEGYVKIRPQISEMVSFQYLNLLDKQWDLEGSFDAIFCRNVMIYFDKTTQQTLLNRFTSLLKPDGMLFVGHSENVSQLSKDFYLHGHTVYGLTPARRGYE from the coding sequence AGTTCCAATCTATATGCCAATTGATTTATCAAAAGGCAGGTATTGTGCTGACTAACAACAAAAGGGAGATGGTTTATAACCGTCTCACTAGGAGGTTACGTGAATTACGGATGAATAACTTTGGTGACTATCTTGCGTTTCTTAAAAGTGATGTACGCAACCCTGAATGGCAAGAGTTTGTTAATGCTTTAACAACTAATCTCACTGCATTTTTCAGGGAAGCACATCATTTTCCTATTTTGGCAAAACATGCCAGAAAAAGAGCCGGAGGCGTCTACCGAGTATGGTGTGCAGCTGCATCTACTGGAGAAGAACCTTATTCAATAGCGATGACTTTACGCGATGTTTTTGGGAATAACCCTTATAAAACCAAAATTATTGCCAGCGATATCGATACAAATGTGTTGGATAAAGCACGAAAAGGTGTTTACCGACAAGAAGAGCTTAAAACATTAAATGATGAATATTTGAAAAAATATTTTCTCAAAGGTGTCGGCGATTTTGAAGGATACGTGAAAATTAGGCCACAAATCAGCGAGATGGTCTCTTTTCAGTATTTGAATCTACTCGACAAGCAATGGGATTTAGAAGGTAGTTTTGATGCGATTTTTTGTCGTAATGTCATGATTTATTTTGATAAAACGACACAGCAAACCTTACTTAACCGCTTTACCTCATTACTTAAACCAGACGGAATGCTGTTTGTTGGGCATTCTGAAAATGTAAGCCAGCTTAGCAAGGATTTCTACTTGCATGGGCATACCGTTTACGGGCTGACACCAGCAAGGAGAGGTTATGAATAA